A portion of the Blastochloris tepida genome contains these proteins:
- the ilvD gene encoding dihydroxy-acid dehydratase has protein sequence MPQYRSRTSTHGRNMAGARGLWRATGMKDSDFGKPIIAVVNSFTQFVPGHVHLKDMGQLVAREIEAAGGVAKEFNTIAIDDGIAMGHDGMLYSLPSRDLIADSVEYMVNAHCADAMVCISNCDKITPGMLMAAMRLNIPAVFVSGGPMEAGKVTLAGKAHKVDLIDAMIAAGNDKVSDADVAVIERSACPTCGSCSGMFTANSMNCLTEALGLSLPGNGTVVATHADRKRLFVEAGHLIVDLARRYYEQDDASVLPRAIASFAAFENAMTLDIAMGGSTNTVLHLLATAAEAGVNFTMEDIDRLSRRVPCLCKVAPSVADVHVEDVHHAGGIMAILGELDRAGLLDTATRTVHAESLGAALDRWDVRRTSSEAVHTFYRAAPGGVPTQVAFSQEARFDAVDLDREKGVIRDLEHAFSKDGGLAVLTGNLATDGCIVKTAGVDASILTFSGPAKVFESQDAAVAGILGGKIQAGDVVVIRYEGPRGGPGMQEMLYPTSYIKSKGLGKACALITDGRFSGGTSGLSIGHVSPEAAEGGLIALVEDGDRVEIDIPSRTIRLAVPDAEIARRQAAMEARGEAAWQPKDRTRVVSAALQAYAAMTTSAARGAVRDLKSLKR, from the coding sequence ATGCCTCAGTATCGCTCCCGGACCTCAACCCATGGCCGCAACATGGCGGGCGCCCGCGGCCTGTGGCGCGCCACCGGCATGAAGGACTCCGACTTCGGCAAGCCGATCATCGCGGTGGTCAACTCCTTCACCCAGTTCGTGCCCGGCCACGTCCACCTGAAGGACATGGGCCAGCTCGTCGCCCGCGAGATCGAGGCGGCCGGCGGCGTGGCCAAGGAGTTCAACACCATCGCCATCGACGACGGCATCGCCATGGGCCACGACGGCATGCTCTACAGCCTGCCCTCGCGCGACCTGATCGCCGACAGCGTCGAATACATGGTCAATGCGCACTGCGCCGACGCCATGGTGTGCATCTCCAACTGCGACAAGATCACGCCCGGCATGCTGATGGCGGCGATGCGGCTCAACATCCCGGCCGTGTTCGTCTCCGGCGGGCCGATGGAGGCCGGCAAGGTGACGCTGGCCGGCAAGGCGCACAAGGTCGATCTGATCGACGCCATGATCGCCGCCGGAAACGACAAGGTGTCGGATGCCGACGTGGCGGTGATCGAGCGCTCGGCCTGCCCGACCTGCGGCTCGTGCTCGGGCATGTTCACCGCCAATTCGATGAACTGCCTCACCGAGGCGCTGGGCCTGTCGCTGCCGGGCAACGGCACGGTGGTGGCGACGCATGCCGACCGCAAGCGGCTGTTCGTCGAGGCCGGGCACCTGATCGTCGATCTCGCGCGGCGCTACTACGAGCAGGACGACGCGTCCGTGCTGCCGCGGGCGATCGCCAGCTTCGCGGCGTTCGAGAACGCCATGACGCTCGACATCGCCATGGGCGGCTCGACCAACACCGTGCTGCATCTGCTCGCCACCGCGGCCGAGGCCGGCGTGAACTTCACCATGGAGGACATCGACCGGCTGTCGCGCCGGGTGCCGTGCCTGTGCAAGGTGGCGCCCTCGGTGGCGGATGTGCATGTCGAGGACGTCCACCATGCCGGCGGCATCATGGCCATTCTCGGCGAGCTCGACCGCGCCGGGCTGCTCGACACCGCGACCCGCACCGTCCACGCCGAAAGCCTGGGTGCCGCGCTGGATCGCTGGGACGTGCGCCGCACGTCGAGCGAGGCGGTGCATACCTTCTACCGCGCAGCACCCGGCGGGGTGCCGACCCAGGTCGCCTTCAGCCAGGAGGCGCGGTTCGACGCCGTCGATCTCGACCGCGAGAAGGGCGTGATCCGCGATCTCGAGCACGCCTTCTCCAAGGATGGCGGCCTCGCTGTGCTGACCGGCAACCTCGCCACCGATGGCTGCATCGTCAAGACCGCGGGCGTCGATGCCTCGATCCTCACCTTCTCGGGCCCGGCCAAGGTGTTCGAGAGCCAGGATGCGGCGGTCGCCGGCATTCTCGGCGGCAAGATCCAGGCCGGCGACGTGGTGGTGATCCGCTATGAGGGGCCGCGCGGCGGGCCGGGCATGCAGGAGATGCTGTATCCCACCAGCTACATCAAATCGAAGGGGCTGGGCAAAGCCTGCGCGCTGATCACCGACGGCCGGTTTTCCGGCGGCACCTCGGGCCTGTCGATCGGCCACGTCTCGCCGGAAGCGGCGGAAGGCGGGCTGATCGCGCTGGTCGAGGATGGCGATCGCGTTGAGATCGACATCCCGAGCCGCACCATCCGCCTCGCGGTGCCGGACGCCGAGATCGCCCGCCGTCAGGCGGCGATGGAGGCGCGCGGCGAAGCGGCCTGGCAGCCCAAGGACCGCACCCGCGTGGTGTCGGCGGCGCTGCAGGCCTATGCGGCGATGACCACCTCGGCCGCGCGCGGCGCGGTGCGCGACCTCAAGTCGCTGAAGCGCTGA
- a CDS encoding PAS domain-containing protein, translated as MEARSRLEALAETGLLDSETEERFDRLTRMVARTLGVPISLFSLVDDRRQFFKSAFGLGEPLASRRETPLSHAFCRHVVANDAPFRVDDAHVHPVVAQNPAMLELGIVAYLGVPVRTPKGHVLGALCAIDVSPRVWSQDALVLLEDFAALVEGEIDLRAEVLRRTEAEEMLTLAVEATGLGLWWLDRPDGKVICSDSCRTLLGLPDAGPVAYADWLALVHPGDRAKADQLLRAAFEPADEGLFQHEFRILRPDGDMLWVAATGQTEKSESAAEAGGPRRLVGTVRNITNRKRTEELLAQNERRWREILNTMPQMVWSALPDGRSDYYNDRWYEYTGTPHGSTDIDEMRALLHPDDAARVWEGWSHALASGEPFDIECRLRRHDGQYRWTLGRALPMRNDAGEIERWFGTCTDIHDLKVAEEQRELIARELSHRIKNIFAVVNSLVTLSARADPLARPFADAVRSRIEALARAHDYVQPYGGPHRENPNETSVLGLLETLLAAYQEDGRARIEVSGSDHPTGIHAATALALLVHELATNAIKYGALSAPDGQVTMTCEAAGDTYCITWRERGGPPVGPPPARKGFGTILSERAVAVQLGATITQDWEPEGLKVRIVAPFERLTR; from the coding sequence ATGGAAGCCCGCAGCCGGCTGGAGGCGCTGGCCGAGACCGGCCTCCTCGACTCGGAGACCGAGGAGCGGTTCGACCGGCTGACCCGGATGGTGGCGCGCACGCTCGGCGTGCCGATCTCGCTGTTCTCGCTGGTCGATGACCGCCGGCAGTTCTTCAAGAGCGCGTTCGGGCTCGGGGAGCCCTTGGCCAGCCGGCGCGAGACGCCGCTCAGCCACGCCTTCTGCCGCCATGTCGTCGCCAACGACGCGCCGTTCCGGGTCGATGACGCCCATGTCCACCCGGTGGTGGCGCAGAACCCGGCCATGCTCGAGCTTGGCATCGTCGCCTATCTCGGCGTGCCGGTGCGCACGCCGAAGGGCCACGTGCTGGGCGCGCTGTGCGCCATCGATGTCAGCCCGCGCGTGTGGTCGCAGGACGCGCTCGTTTTGCTGGAGGATTTCGCGGCGCTGGTCGAGGGCGAGATCGACCTGCGCGCCGAGGTGCTGCGCCGCACCGAGGCCGAGGAGATGCTGACGCTCGCCGTCGAGGCCACCGGGCTCGGCCTGTGGTGGCTCGACCGGCCGGACGGCAAGGTCATCTGCTCGGACTCCTGCCGCACCCTGCTCGGGCTGCCGGACGCCGGCCCGGTCGCCTACGCCGACTGGCTGGCCCTGGTGCACCCGGGCGACCGGGCGAAGGCCGATCAGTTGCTGCGCGCCGCCTTCGAGCCGGCGGACGAAGGCCTGTTCCAGCACGAGTTCCGCATCCTGCGCCCGGACGGCGACATGCTGTGGGTGGCCGCCACCGGCCAGACCGAGAAGAGCGAGAGCGCAGCCGAGGCGGGCGGCCCCAGGCGCCTCGTCGGCACGGTGCGCAACATCACCAACCGCAAGCGGACCGAGGAGCTGCTGGCCCAGAACGAGCGGCGCTGGCGCGAAATCCTCAACACCATGCCGCAGATGGTGTGGTCAGCCCTGCCGGACGGCCGCAGCGACTATTACAATGATCGCTGGTACGAATATACAGGCACACCGCACGGCAGCACCGACATCGACGAGATGCGGGCCCTGCTCCACCCCGACGACGCGGCGCGCGTCTGGGAGGGCTGGAGCCATGCGCTGGCCAGCGGCGAGCCGTTCGACATCGAGTGCCGGCTGCGCCGCCATGACGGCCAGTACCGCTGGACGCTCGGCCGCGCGCTGCCGATGCGCAACGACGCGGGCGAGATCGAGCGCTGGTTCGGCACCTGCACCGACATTCACGATCTCAAAGTCGCCGAGGAACAGCGCGAGCTGATCGCCCGTGAGCTGTCGCACCGCATCAAGAACATTTTCGCGGTGGTCAACAGCCTGGTGACGCTGTCGGCGCGGGCCGACCCGCTGGCCCGGCCGTTCGCCGACGCGGTGCGCTCGCGCATCGAGGCGCTGGCGCGCGCCCACGACTATGTGCAGCCCTATGGCGGGCCGCACCGCGAGAACCCCAACGAGACCAGCGTGCTCGGGCTGCTGGAGACGCTGCTCGCCGCCTATCAGGAGGATGGCCGGGCGCGGATCGAGGTCTCGGGCTCCGACCATCCGACCGGCATCCACGCCGCCACCGCGCTGGCGCTGCTGGTGCACGAGCTCGCCACCAACGCCATCAAATACGGCGCGCTGTCGGCGCCCGACGGGCAGGTGACGATGACCTGCGAGGCGGCGGGCGACACCTACTGCATCACATGGAGGGAACGGGGCGGCCCGCCGGTGGGGCCACCGCCGGCCCGCAAGGGCTTCGGCACCATCCTGTCCGAGCGGGCGGTGGCGGTGCAGCTCGGCGCCACCATCACCCAGGACTGGGAGCCCGAAGGGCTCAAGGTGCGCATCGTCGCCCCGTTCGAGCGGCTCACCCGCTGA
- the cobF gene encoding precorrin-6A synthase (deacetylating), which translates to MKTILLIGIGAGNPDHLTVQAIEALNAADVFFVVDKGARTADLIRLREDICARFIRQPRYRVAAIADPKRDRAPADYLAAVDTWHQERAEAYAAAIERELEDGQTGAFLVWGEPALYDSTIRILDRVLAQGRTAFEYRVIPGISAVQALTAAHRIPLNTIGGAVHVTTGRRIAEAVATGADTIVVMLDDGSSLEGFPRQDFDIFWGAYLGTPDEVLVSGPASEVTGDILRLRAERRAAKGWIMDSYLLRRRAGPFSG; encoded by the coding sequence ATGAAAACCATCCTTCTCATCGGCATCGGCGCCGGCAATCCCGACCACCTCACCGTCCAGGCCATCGAGGCGCTGAACGCCGCCGACGTGTTCTTCGTCGTCGACAAGGGGGCGCGCACCGCCGACCTGATCCGGCTGCGCGAGGACATCTGCGCCCGCTTCATCCGCCAGCCGCGCTACCGCGTGGCGGCGATCGCCGACCCCAAGCGCGACCGTGCGCCCGCCGACTATCTCGCCGCCGTCGACACCTGGCACCAGGAGCGCGCGGAGGCCTACGCAGCGGCGATCGAGCGCGAGCTTGAGGACGGCCAGACCGGCGCCTTCCTGGTCTGGGGCGAGCCCGCGCTCTATGACAGCACCATCCGCATCCTCGACAGGGTGCTGGCGCAGGGGCGCACGGCGTTCGAATACCGGGTGATCCCCGGCATCAGCGCGGTGCAGGCGCTGACGGCCGCCCACCGCATCCCGCTCAACACCATCGGCGGCGCGGTGCACGTCACCACCGGCCGGCGCATCGCCGAGGCGGTCGCCACCGGCGCCGACACCATCGTGGTGATGCTCGACGATGGCTCGTCGCTGGAGGGTTTCCCCCGCCAGGACTTCGATATCTTCTGGGGCGCCTATCTCGGCACGCCCGACGAGGTGCTGGTCTCAGGTCCCGCGAGCGAGGTGACCGGCGACATCCTGCGCCTGCGCGCCGAGCGCCGCGCCGCCAAGGGCTGGATCATGGACAGCTATCTGCTGCGCCGGCGCGCGGGCCCCTTCAGCGGGTGA
- the mog gene encoding molybdopterin adenylyltransferase, protein MIARIGIVTVSDRAAKGLYEDEGGPAIAGFLDETIVSSWQRVVRIIPDGFEGVRDTLIDLADRERCDLILTTGGTGPAPRDVTPEATAAVIVKELPGFGELMRRKSLEQVPTAILSRQIAGTRGTSLIINLPGRPASIRLCLMAVFPAVPYCLDLIGASRIDTDPAVCAAFRPAV, encoded by the coding sequence ATGATCGCCCGCATCGGCATCGTCACCGTCTCCGACCGCGCCGCCAAGGGCCTCTATGAGGACGAGGGCGGGCCGGCGATCGCCGGCTTCCTCGACGAGACCATCGTGTCGTCATGGCAACGGGTGGTGCGAATCATCCCCGACGGATTCGAGGGCGTGCGCGACACGCTGATCGACCTTGCCGACCGCGAGCGCTGCGACCTGATCCTGACCACCGGCGGCACCGGCCCGGCGCCGCGCGACGTGACGCCCGAGGCCACCGCGGCGGTGATCGTCAAGGAGCTGCCGGGCTTCGGCGAGCTGATGCGGCGGAAAAGCCTGGAGCAGGTGCCGACCGCCATCCTGTCGCGCCAGATCGCCGGCACCCGCGGCACCAGCCTGATCATCAACCTGCCCGGCCGCCCGGCCTCGATCCGGCTGTGCCTGATGGCGGTGTTCCCGGCCGTGCCCTATTGCCTCGATCTGATCGGCGCCTCCCGCATCGACACCGACCCGGCCGTGTGCGCGGCCTTCCGCCCGGCGGTGTGA